One genomic segment of Arcobacter porcinus includes these proteins:
- a CDS encoding DNA primase family protein: MENLNIDNKYINNEKQGVIKENTKFEEKDTEEQEIKNKLNYLLSKIECFDQSKWEKVHDQLNSGMIGRCLTSKDYYRIGFIRSLIDQANKGNIHFAKDGNHFYVYNNQYWIKISEDLLKSFLHMAAQKMGIPIGLSSCVKFIKSTYEQLIESGFFEKMIQDNVTYLNVLNGTIKIDLDGVNLRDFDSKHFLTHQLDFEYDKNRVNQVWLDFLNKVLPDKDTQKTLQQAIGYLFIKDLKLEKVIFLYGIGSNGKSVIFEIIKGILSVDMMTNYSLASLTNHLGYQLADLNNKLINYGTDISMKNVDLAIFKQIASGEPIGTRQIREKSFTMKNYAKLIFNVNKLDDADVENTHGFGRRLLFIPFEQVIEKKDQDKNLHKKILQNKTGVMNWIIEGIEEVLINEDIFVSEKCENFLDNFKRESSPIQLFIEVSNLTSTDLGGTETIDFQQMYEMFREFCKKQGEKAVAQRNFNADLKRLGFEFKRKKQGNVWFARVN; encoded by the coding sequence ATGGAAAATCTAAATATAGATAATAAATATATTAATAATGAAAAACAAGGAGTAATTAAAGAAAATACTAAATTTGAAGAAAAAGATACAGAAGAACAAGAAATTAAAAATAAATTAAATTATTTATTGTCAAAAATAGAATGTTTTGACCAATCTAAGTGGGAAAAAGTACACGATCAACTAAATTCAGGAATGATTGGTAGATGCTTAACTTCAAAAGATTACTATCGAATAGGTTTTATAAGGTCTTTGATAGATCAGGCGAATAAAGGGAATATTCATTTTGCAAAAGATGGGAATCATTTCTATGTATATAATAATCAATATTGGATAAAAATTAGCGAAGATTTGCTTAAAAGTTTTCTTCATATGGCTGCTCAAAAAATGGGTATTCCAATTGGTTTAAGTAGTTGTGTGAAATTTATAAAAAGTACATATGAACAACTCATAGAATCAGGATTTTTTGAAAAGATGATTCAAGATAATGTAACGTACTTGAATGTATTAAATGGAACTATCAAAATAGATTTAGATGGTGTTAACCTAAGAGATTTTGATTCTAAACATTTTCTAACTCATCAGTTAGATTTTGAATACGATAAAAATAGAGTAAATCAAGTTTGGTTAGATTTTTTGAATAAAGTTCTTCCTGATAAAGATACTCAAAAAACTTTACAGCAAGCAATTGGATATCTATTTATTAAAGATTTAAAACTTGAAAAGGTAATTTTTTTGTATGGTATTGGCTCAAATGGTAAAAGTGTCATATTTGAGATAATTAAAGGCATTTTATCTGTAGATATGATGACGAATTATTCTTTGGCTAGCTTAACTAATCATTTAGGCTATCAATTAGCAGACTTGAATAATAAGCTTATAAATTATGGAACTGACATATCGATGAAGAATGTAGATTTGGCTATTTTTAAACAGATAGCTTCAGGTGAGCCTATTGGTACAAGACAAATAAGAGAAAAATCATTCACAATGAAAAACTATGCAAAATTAATTTTTAATGTTAATAAGCTAGATGATGCTGACGTTGAAAATACACATGGTTTTGGAAGAAGATTATTATTTATCCCTTTTGAGCAAGTTATTGAAAAAAAAGACCAAGATAAAAATCTTCATAAAAAAATTTTACAAAATAAAACTGGTGTTATGAATTGGATTATTGAAGGAATTGAAGAAGTGTTAATAAATGAAGATATATTTGTATCTGAAAAATGTGAAAATTTCTTAGATAACTTTAAAAGAGAATCAAGTCCTATACAGTTGTTTATAGAAGTTAGTAATTTGACTTCAACAGATCTAGGTGGTACTGAAACAATTGATTTTCAACAAATGTATGAGATGTTTAGAGAATTTTGTAAGAAGCAAGGTGAAAAAGCAGTTGCTCAAAGAAATTTTAACGCTGATCTTAAAAGATTAGGTTTTGAATTCAAAAGAAAAAAACAAGGCAATGTTTGGTTTGCAAGGGTTAATTAA
- a CDS encoding DUF2958 domain-containing protein has product MSSLLTNEQLKSIPELYASTILKDPICRFKIFLPNSNWTWYIIEIDKSDYNTCYGLVDGFEQELGYFSLSELESISDSYGLKAELDSSFKATRLSKIKG; this is encoded by the coding sequence ATGAGTAGCTTACTTACAAATGAGCAATTAAAATCAATTCCAGAGCTATATGCTTCTACAATACTAAAAGACCCAATATGTAGATTTAAAATATTTCTACCAAATTCAAACTGGACTTGGTACATAATAGAGATTGATAAATCAGACTATAACACTTGTTATGGTTTAGTAGATGGCTTTGAGCAAGAGCTAGGATATTTTAGTCTAAGTGAGCTTGAAAGCATAAGTGATAGTTATGGACTAAAAGCTGAACTTGATAGTAGTTTTAAAGCTACAAGATTATCAAAAATTAAAGGATAG
- a CDS encoding helix-turn-helix domain-containing protein, which translates to MSINLHDKLDFTSKYLGNQKRWMSPEELALEYGFSKSTQAKMRMANNSSTIPFSKIGGKYIRYDRVAIDKWLENNAVKEGY; encoded by the coding sequence ATGTCAATTAATTTACATGACAAATTGGATTTTACATCAAAGTATTTAGGTAATCAAAAAAGATGGATGTCCCCAGAAGAATTAGCGTTAGAGTATGGTTTTAGTAAATCAACACAAGCAAAAATGAGAATGGCAAATAATAGTTCAACTATCCCATTTTCTAAGATTGGAGGAAAGTATATCAGATACGATAGAGTTGCCATTGATAAATGGTTAGAAAATAATGCAGTTAAAGAAGGATATTAA
- a CDS encoding tyrosine-type recombinase/integrase has product MAIDRKIYINEVDIGLKANEDYKKFYFNSKINGKIYSKLFDYSKTDWDKRTRIAKAKSESITFKNNKLNPKTELDEKIKFEVFIQMHFDKLPNTIWTATKKKHYEKYIKKTIGNKKVTDIKQMHIKDCIKSQENEGLAPRTVKTTLEILNPVFKEAIANRLIDFNPCIGISVKVPKTKKTVMMASEQLANLYKAIHQVFENNPYYLSFYLFALQGRRKSEILNLKWEQIDFENNRYILEDTKNGEHQMFFLPPNIKNELLKFRDSFGWVYSSSSKQGNRIINIEKQTKKLKVLIPNFTLHYMRNVIVSAMAEQGVSATLMSGALGHNNTSTLSKYLSLNHVEGSIVANKTIEGITKGK; this is encoded by the coding sequence ATGGCAATAGATAGAAAGATATATATAAATGAAGTAGATATAGGATTAAAGGCTAATGAAGATTATAAAAAATTTTATTTCAACTCCAAAATTAATGGTAAGATTTATTCAAAGTTATTTGATTATTCTAAAACAGATTGGGATAAAAGAACTAGAATAGCAAAAGCTAAATCAGAATCTATTACATTTAAAAATAATAAATTAAATCCAAAAACGGAATTAGATGAAAAGATTAAATTTGAAGTGTTTATCCAAATGCATTTTGATAAACTTCCTAATACTATATGGACAGCAACAAAAAAAAAGCATTACGAAAAATATATTAAAAAAACTATTGGAAATAAAAAAGTTACAGATATTAAACAAATGCATATCAAGGATTGTATAAAATCTCAAGAAAATGAGGGGTTGGCACCAAGAACAGTTAAAACAACACTAGAAATACTCAATCCAGTATTTAAAGAAGCTATTGCTAATAGATTAATTGATTTTAATCCTTGTATAGGGATTTCAGTAAAAGTTCCAAAAACTAAAAAAACTGTAATGATGGCAAGTGAACAATTAGCTAATTTATACAAAGCAATACATCAAGTATTCGAAAATAATCCTTATTACTTATCATTCTATTTATTTGCATTACAAGGTAGAAGAAAATCAGAGATACTTAACTTAAAGTGGGAGCAAATAGATTTTGAAAATAATAGGTATATTTTAGAAGACACAAAAAATGGAGAACATCAAATGTTTTTTTTGCCTCCAAATATTAAAAATGAGTTATTAAAATTTAGAGATAGTTTTGGTTGGGTTTATTCCTCATCAAGTAAGCAAGGTAATAGAATTATTAACATTGAAAAACAGACTAAAAAACTAAAAGTTTTGATACCAAATTTTACACTTCATTATATGCGAAATGTCATAGTATCAGCAATGGCAGAACAGGGAGTAAGTGCGACATTGATGAGTGGTGCTTTAGGTCATAACAACACAAGTACATTGTCAAAGTATTTATCACTAAATCACGTAGAGGGGTCTATTGTAGCTAATAAAACTATTGAAGGAATTACAAAAGGAAAATAA
- a CDS encoding transcriptional regulator, with amino-acid sequence MEEFRNIEDFTEEQLEKFYKKIGSNVARLRKKHKLSQLKLSLLIGHKSTSLVSGAEIYYKKQHFSLEHLASISFVLKEDLNEFFK; translated from the coding sequence ATGGAAGAGTTTAGAAACATTGAAGATTTTACAGAAGAACAACTTGAAAAATTCTATAAAAAAATTGGAAGTAATGTTGCTAGACTTAGAAAAAAGCATAAACTTTCACAACTCAAATTAAGTTTACTTATTGGGCATAAATCAACATCTCTGGTAAGTGGTGCTGAAATTTATTATAAAAAACAGCACTTTTCTCTTGAACATCTAGCCAGCATATCTTTTGTTTTGAAAGAAGATTTAAACGAATTTTTTAAATAA
- a CDS encoding DUF932 domain-containing protein, whose protein sequence is MSVNQINKTVKPLSNDELFNVAPSIFSESPIETVSDKYAFVPTFKLLDTFRDAGYYPIMASESKVRDEENQGYQKHIIQFRSLENLLRPNAKDEYEDIVLTNSHNRTSSFIVDLAIFRIVCSNMLVVPSKSFVHASIVHVGFTQEKVKNAIAEVTSYMPKIKELVATFKSIHLSKAEEQMLANAAIDIRFDTNTHYIKADELLKVNYEEDNTPTLWSAYNRIQEAMIRGGVKMKNLITNKNFTSKAINGIDATIKFNKELFEAVEQVALLKTDYKAVA, encoded by the coding sequence ATGTCAGTAAACCAAATAAATAAAACAGTTAAACCATTAAGTAATGATGAGCTTTTTAATGTAGCTCCATCAATTTTTAGCGAAAGTCCAATAGAAACAGTTAGCGATAAATATGCCTTTGTTCCTACATTTAAACTTCTTGATACTTTTAGAGATGCAGGATACTATCCAATAATGGCAAGTGAGAGTAAAGTTAGAGATGAAGAGAATCAAGGATACCAAAAACACATAATCCAGTTTAGAAGTTTAGAAAACCTTCTTCGACCAAATGCAAAAGATGAGTATGAAGATATAGTTTTAACAAACTCTCATAATAGAACATCTAGCTTTATTGTTGATTTAGCAATATTTAGAATAGTTTGCTCAAATATGCTTGTAGTTCCAAGTAAGAGCTTTGTTCACGCTTCAATAGTTCATGTAGGTTTTACACAAGAGAAAGTTAAAAATGCAATAGCTGAAGTAACATCATATATGCCAAAGATAAAAGAGCTAGTTGCTACTTTTAAATCTATTCATCTCTCAAAAGCAGAAGAACAGATGTTAGCAAATGCAGCAATAGATATTAGATTTGATACAAACACACACTATATAAAAGCTGATGAGCTTTTAAAGGTAAATTATGAGGAAGATAATACACCAACACTTTGGAGTGCATATAATCGTATTCAAGAAGCAATGATTAGAGGAGGAGTTAAAATGAAGAATCTAATTACAAATAAAAACTTCACCTCAAAAGCAATAAATGGTATTGATGCAACTATTAAGTTTAATAAAGAGCTATTTGAAGCAGTTGAACAAGTTGCACTTTTAAAAACAGATTATAAAGCTGTAGCTTAA
- a CDS encoding siphovirus Gp157 family protein yields the protein MKFVNYKLQTQMENLNEDSTNQYFKEYLKSILEDSNTPYFQKADYIGLSLQEIASKIEYIGTDIRELQAYKKKLQTALTLAKELVADVFISNGVDRVDGNLISSLTLQAESTSSKTDLIILDENKVMTLGYVKFTPDIEAIKIALQTSKGKKELEGLVSVIIETTTIKPKVKVNSKKQKDATNKPVTLEIVVNESNNEEYSEDYNDNLENVA from the coding sequence ATGAAATTTGTAAACTATAAACTTCAAACACAAATGGAAAATCTAAATGAAGATTCTACAAACCAATACTTCAAAGAGTATCTAAAATCAATTTTAGAAGATTCAAACACACCATACTTTCAAAAGGCTGATTATATAGGATTATCTTTGCAAGAGATAGCTTCAAAAATTGAGTACATAGGTACTGATATTAGAGAATTACAAGCTTATAAAAAGAAACTACAAACTGCACTAACTCTTGCAAAAGAGTTAGTTGCAGATGTTTTTATATCAAATGGTGTAGATAGAGTAGATGGAAATCTTATATCTTCACTAACACTTCAAGCTGAATCAACAAGTAGTAAAACTGATTTAATCATACTTGATGAAAACAAAGTTATGACTTTGGGGTATGTAAAGTTCACTCCTGATATTGAAGCAATAAAAATAGCTTTACAAACCTCAAAAGGTAAAAAAGAGCTTGAAGGTCTTGTATCAGTTATTATAGAAACTACAACAATAAAACCAAAGGTAAAAGTAAATTCTAAAAAGCAAAAAGATGCAACTAATAAACCTGTAACTTTAGAAATAGTTGTTAATGAGAGTAACAATGAAGAGTACAGCGAAGATTACAACGATAATTTAGAAAATGTTGCTTAG
- a CDS encoding YagK/YfjJ domain-containing protein — MSNNTFNRRKQSTEKYIDALLDNNSKLCGVRVDLKYKQEFAKDVSLDTINKDLKRMLDNRRNNKTVFGNNLGYIIKKEISDKGNPHLHALFLEDGNKVQKAAYKADQIGKYWSEDITKGKGCYENCNRREYKNNGIGMVDYTDEEKINNLKKHAVSYFYKTDKQSIDEIKSNPKDRAIVRGTIPKAKSKAGRPRSKGNVKKDANNLS, encoded by the coding sequence ATGAGTAACAATACATTTAACAGAAGAAAACAAAGTACTGAAAAATACATAGATGCACTACTTGATAACAACTCTAAACTATGTGGTGTTAGAGTTGATTTAAAGTATAAACAAGAGTTTGCAAAAGATGTAAGCTTAGATACTATAAACAAAGATTTAAAAAGAATGTTAGATAACAGAAGAAACAACAAAACTGTATTTGGTAATAACCTTGGTTACATTATCAAAAAGGAAATTAGTGATAAAGGGAATCCTCATCTACATGCTCTGTTTTTAGAAGATGGTAATAAAGTACAAAAAGCAGCTTATAAAGCAGACCAAATAGGAAAGTACTGGAGTGAAGATATTACTAAAGGAAAAGGGTGTTATGAGAACTGTAATAGAAGAGAATATAAAAACAACGGTATTGGAATGGTAGATTACACAGATGAGGAAAAAATCAATAATTTAAAAAAACATGCTGTATCTTATTTCTATAAAACTGATAAGCAATCTATAGATGAAATTAAATCAAATCCAAAAGATAGAGCGATAGTTAGAGGAACTATACCAAAGGCTAAAAGTAAAGCAGGGAGACCTAGAAGTAAAGGTAATGTTAAAAAAGATGCAAATAACCTATCTTAA
- a CDS encoding HAD family hydrolase, with translation MKFKALLLDIDNTLYDYNSTHNIAKKSVVEFCKNKFNIDEKVILKAYEKARKNVHIELSETAASHNRLIYFQKMCEILKINPLESSFIIYNIYWDAFLENIIPFDGVYKLLEKYKNNICLVTDLTAHIQYRKVEKLKLNEYCQAIVTSEEAGKEKPHPYMFMLALKKLDLKADEVCMIGDSFKKDIFGASNLGINAIWFNHENKSESIESDLIKEVKIFDEILELI, from the coding sequence ATGAAATTTAAAGCTCTACTACTAGATATTGACAACACGCTTTATGACTACAATAGTACGCATAACATAGCAAAAAAAAGTGTTGTAGAATTTTGCAAAAATAAATTTAACATAGATGAAAAAGTTATATTAAAAGCTTATGAAAAAGCTAGAAAAAATGTTCATATAGAACTAAGCGAAACAGCTGCATCTCACAATAGATTAATTTATTTTCAAAAGATGTGCGAAATTTTAAAAATAAATCCTCTTGAAAGTAGCTTTATTATTTATAACATATATTGGGATGCTTTTTTAGAAAACATTATTCCTTTTGATGGGGTATATAAATTGTTAGAAAAATATAAAAATAATATTTGCCTAGTTACAGATTTAACTGCTCATATCCAATATAGAAAAGTAGAAAAACTAAAGCTCAATGAATATTGTCAAGCAATAGTTACAAGTGAAGAAGCAGGAAAAGAAAAACCACACCCTTATATGTTTATGCTAGCACTTAAAAAGCTTGATTTAAAAGCAGATGAAGTATGTATGATAGGGGATAGCTTTAAAAAAGATATTTTTGGTGCTTCTAATTTGGGAATAAATGCAATTTGGTTTAACCATGAAAATAAAAGTGAATCAATAGAGAGTGATCTAATAAAAGAGGTAAAAATATTTGATGAGATTTTGGAGCTAATATGA
- a CDS encoding class II aldolase/adducin family protein has protein sequence MNEIRDFVEISKYAGERFDLVQAGGGNSSVKLDSGEMFIKASGFLLSDMTQNSGYSKVDTKKIASIVKNEKIINENNKRQREALTSKLVQEATLDKVNRPSIETLLHSFLYKYTLHMHPIVVNMIVIQKNYKEILKTIFYDFEIVFVDYKTPGIELALELHKELNNYNEIPKIIFLQNHGLIVSSEHKQDIKNLTEFVLQRIETYLNIDMKRYKLTTDITYLLNSFEKNSNISYLSEDSFLNNHLEKNRDLFFNTPFCPDSLVYCGVSCCEIEDLFDIENLKKYKDKYFEIPKVLVFENRLFFITSNIKKAKEMEEVMKFHIMVLEQSVKSDKNFLELEELAYLNNWEAEKFRQKV, from the coding sequence ATGAATGAAATAAGAGATTTTGTAGAGATATCAAAATATGCAGGTGAGCGATTTGATCTAGTTCAAGCAGGTGGTGGAAATAGCTCTGTTAAGCTAGATAGTGGCGAAATGTTTATAAAAGCATCGGGCTTTTTATTAAGCGATATGACTCAAAATAGTGGCTATTCAAAAGTAGATACTAAAAAAATAGCAAGTATTGTAAAAAATGAAAAAATTATAAATGAAAACAATAAAAGACAAAGAGAAGCATTAACTTCAAAATTAGTACAAGAAGCAACTCTAGATAAAGTAAATCGTCCATCTATAGAGACGTTACTACACTCTTTTTTATACAAATATACTTTGCATATGCATCCAATTGTGGTAAATATGATTGTAATTCAAAAAAACTATAAAGAGATACTAAAAACTATTTTTTATGATTTTGAAATAGTATTTGTGGATTATAAAACTCCAGGAATTGAACTAGCTCTTGAGCTTCATAAAGAGCTAAATAATTATAATGAAATTCCAAAAATTATATTTTTGCAAAATCATGGATTAATAGTTTCATCTGAACATAAACAAGATATAAAAAACTTAACAGAATTTGTATTGCAAAGAATAGAGACTTACTTAAATATAGATATGAAAAGATACAAATTGACAACAGATATTACATACCTTTTAAATAGTTTTGAAAAAAACTCAAACATTTCATATCTTAGTGAAGATAGCTTTTTAAATAATCACTTAGAAAAAAATAGAGATTTATTTTTTAATACTCCATTTTGTCCAGATAGTTTGGTTTATTGTGGAGTGAGTTGTTGTGAAATAGAAGATTTATTTGATATTGAAAATTTAAAAAAATATAAAGATAAGTATTTTGAAATACCAAAAGTTTTAGTTTTTGAAAATAGGCTATTTTTTATAACATCAAATATTAAAAAAGCAAAGGAGATGGAAGAAGTTATGAAGTTTCATATTATGGTATTAGAGCAAAGTGTAAAAAGTGATAAAAACTTTTTAGAGTTAGAAGAGTTGGCGTATCTCAATAATTGGGAAGCTGAAAAGTTTAGACAGAAGGTGTAA
- a CDS encoding Rad52/Rad22 family DNA repair protein, producing the protein MFDKKQLDILNQELDSSRIKTREKGNISLSYIEGHDVIETANKVFGFGNWSYSISKLEHVSQEQNQNQNQVICYKAIVQVLVHSENHTLDVSREDVGFGTGVAKTQADAHEGAAKEAVTDALKRAMRSFGNQFGNSLYDKTKNHQANNESIPSKPQQTNYRQSSPTATNVTTNHNRNIKQSYDPYEYESLFRIGLDVVEQNGFLIVTGDDIFAKKDSIKACGFRWDGKTKSWYKQIEQGAA; encoded by the coding sequence ATGTTTGATAAAAAACAGTTAGATATATTAAATCAAGAACTTGATAGTTCAAGAATTAAAACAAGAGAAAAGGGAAATATTTCTTTATCTTATATCGAAGGTCATGATGTAATTGAAACAGCAAATAAAGTATTTGGATTTGGTAACTGGTCTTATTCTATCTCAAAACTAGAACATGTTAGCCAAGAGCAAAATCAAAACCAAAATCAAGTTATTTGCTATAAGGCAATAGTTCAAGTATTGGTTCATAGTGAAAATCATACTCTTGATGTAAGTAGAGAAGATGTGGGATTTGGAACAGGTGTTGCAAAAACACAAGCTGATGCACACGAAGGAGCAGCAAAAGAAGCAGTTACTGATGCACTTAAAAGAGCTATGAGAAGCTTTGGTAATCAATTTGGAAACTCTCTTTATGATAAAACAAAGAATCATCAAGCTAATAATGAATCAATACCATCAAAACCACAACAAACAAACTATAGGCAATCTTCACCAACAGCTACAAATGTAACTACAAATCACAATAGAAACATTAAACAAAGCTATGACCCATACGAGTATGAATCACTATTTAGAATAGGGCTTGATGTAGTTGAACAAAACGGCTTTTTAATCGTAACTGGTGATGATATATTTGCAAAGAAAGATAGTATCAAAGCTTGTGGTTTTAGATGGGATGGTAAAACAAAAAGCTGGTACAAACAAATTGAACAAGGAGCTGCATAA
- a CDS encoding uridine kinase: protein MYYDRSFVDSFPYHGLMLYLLAPFAYIGTIFGDNESIIKIPLLLADLAILFFLVKIFPHKKQKLILFYFLNPIIIYSIYIHSQLDIIPTALLFGSVYFLLLDKIKISSIFFGLALSTKFHVIIALPLVLFYLYKKQKSIKVVEYIAISFFILLLLDLPFLFSEGFLNMVLLNPKQTLLFDTFYSIGTLKILLPIAAILMVYLHFFNQNKVNQDLLFFYFGLLFTATVFFIYPAPAWYVWMIPFLSIYFIQNQNQKKSVLLYGAFSLAYLIFFIFFYKSEYKDIIFLGNNIDLKIDVEKLRNLFFTILEATLLALLYAFYKYGIKSNSIYKKQTNLSIGIGGDSGVGKSTLVKNLKDILGDKLLQIEGDGEHKWERGDQNWNKFTHLDPKANHIHKQAEAIYELKHNQTIYRSEYDHANGKFTKPQKVEPKEFIVIAGLHPFYLPKLRKNIDLKIYIDTDENLRRHWKILRDTKKRGYSLDKILEQIESRIDDAKKYIYPQKNFADIIVNFFPINKIDLGSENADINIGLKITFDANIHIENILERLECDFVWDYNDDLKSQYIELKTIPLVDFENIAIDTIDNINEIITQDAKWDKGYDGLIQLISLKMISEKLKEEKE from the coding sequence TTGTATTATGATAGAAGTTTTGTAGATTCTTTTCCTTATCATGGATTGATGCTTTATCTGTTAGCTCCTTTTGCATACATTGGAACTATTTTTGGTGATAATGAATCTATAATAAAAATTCCATTACTACTTGCTGACTTAGCGATATTATTTTTTCTAGTAAAAATATTCCCACATAAAAAACAAAAGTTGATTTTATTTTATTTTTTAAATCCTATAATAATTTATTCTATTTATATTCACTCTCAACTTGATATAATCCCAACAGCTTTACTTTTTGGAAGTGTATATTTTTTATTACTAGATAAAATAAAAATCTCATCAATATTTTTTGGTCTTGCACTCTCTACAAAATTTCATGTTATTATAGCTTTACCTCTTGTTCTTTTTTATCTATACAAAAAACAAAAATCAATTAAAGTTGTTGAATATATAGCTATTTCATTTTTTATTCTATTATTGCTTGATTTACCCTTTTTATTTAGCGAAGGCTTCTTGAATATGGTTTTACTAAATCCAAAACAAACTTTACTTTTTGATACTTTTTATAGTATTGGAACGCTGAAAATTCTTCTTCCAATTGCTGCTATCTTGATGGTATATTTACATTTTTTTAATCAAAATAAAGTAAATCAAGACTTATTGTTTTTCTATTTTGGATTATTGTTTACAGCTACAGTATTTTTTATCTACCCAGCACCTGCTTGGTATGTGTGGATGATTCCATTTTTATCAATATATTTTATTCAGAATCAAAACCAAAAAAAATCTGTACTACTTTATGGTGCATTTTCATTGGCTTATTTAATCTTTTTTATCTTCTTTTATAAAAGTGAGTATAAAGATATTATCTTTTTAGGAAATAATATAGATTTAAAAATTGATGTTGAAAAATTAAGAAATTTATTTTTTACAATTTTAGAAGCAACTCTTTTGGCACTATTATATGCTTTTTATAAATATGGAATAAAAAGTAACTCTATTTATAAAAAACAAACAAATCTTTCAATTGGAATTGGTGGTGACAGTGGAGTTGGTAAAAGTACACTTGTTAAAAATCTAAAAGATATATTAGGAGATAAATTACTTCAAATAGAAGGAGATGGTGAACATAAATGGGAAAGAGGAGATCAAAACTGGAATAAATTCACACATCTTGACCCAAAAGCAAACCACATCCACAAGCAAGCAGAAGCTATTTATGAGCTAAAACACAACCAAACTATCTATAGAAGCGAATACGACCATGCCAACGGCAAATTTACAAAACCTCAAAAAGTAGAGCCAAAAGAGTTTATAGTAATTGCTGGACTTCACCCTTTTTATTTACCAAAGCTTAGAAAAAATATTGATTTAAAAATCTATATAGATACAGATGAAAACTTGCGAAGACATTGGAAAATATTACGAGATACTAAAAAACGAGGCTACAGTCTAGATAAGATTTTAGAACAGATTGAAAGCAGAATAGATGATGCTAAGAAATATATCTATCCACAAAAAAATTTTGCAGACATAATAGTTAATTTTTTTCCTATAAATAAGATTGATTTAGGTAGTGAAAATGCAGATATAAATATTGGATTAAAAATTACTTTTGATGCCAATATTCATATAGAAAATATCTTAGAAAGACTTGAGTGCGATTTTGTATGGGATTATAACGATGATTTGAAATCGCAATACATAGAGTTAAAAACTATCCCACTAGTTGATTTTGAAAATATAGCCATTGATACAATTGATAATATAAACGAGATTATAACTCAAGATGCAAAATGGGATAAAGGATATGATGGACTTATTCAGCTTATTTCTTTAAAGATGATTAGTGAAAAACTAAAAGAGGAAAAAGAATAG